The Molothrus aeneus isolate 106 chromosome 15, BPBGC_Maene_1.0, whole genome shotgun sequence genome includes a region encoding these proteins:
- the CD14 gene encoding monocyte differentiation antigen CD14, whose translation MGQSAPLTVSPPVFRLLTMSVAVLLLLLLGLGVQVAAQGRRNRCFFNRTQEFCVCYNLSEETAGSIIQCLPATVVEFWGGDLEKYTAFPIGDLEDSIIDTLGSLIIQKIIIGNVLVPEVLLARVLRFFSYTHVQELAFDSCIFQGTGDWSDMDGQDLPILSLSFHNVTSAPLTGHEPAFSSLGRWLGTLQELAVTGSRVTGLPCAIGRLLRALHSLDLAHNSLGDGSLAPAFCQGAFPQLQQLSLHHNNLSSYHGVCEGVGLLPQLQHLDLSHNELRADPSSSCQWPPSLQHFNLSNTGLDEVPAPLPPHLQVLDMSHNHLHAVDISLSSLRKLFLNQNLLQAVPSLRNYPMLDTLHLDNNSISELPRAEVKLLGRLQDVAVAGNPFSCSCSGAGGLQALAATGHLGQAWPGDYRCHSPEQYQGWQVAQVPVSVLHCDPAAVAAPLCVALALLAGAGAVWVARSRSCHRA comes from the coding sequence atgGGTCAGAGTGCTCCCCTCACTGTTTCTCCTCCAGTTTTTAGGTTGCTCACCAtgagtgtggctgtgctgctgctcctgctgctggggctgggggtgcaggtggctgcacagggcaggaggaacaGATGTTTCTTCAACCGCACCCAGGAGTTCTGTGTGTGCTACAACCTGTCTGAGGAGACGGCTGGGAGCATCATCCAGTGCCTGCCAGCGACTGTGGTGGAGTTTTGGGGTGGAGATCTGGAGAAATACACAGCCTTCCCCATTGGAGACCTGGAAGACTCCATCATTGACACTCTGGGCTCCCTTATCATCCAGAAAATCATTATTGGGAATGTCCTGGTGCCTGAGGTGCTCCTGGCCCGTGTGCTGAGGTTCTTCTCCTACACCCACGTGCAGGAGCTGGCCTTTGACAGCTGCATTTTCCAGGGCACGGGTGACTGGAGTGACATGGACGGGCAGGACTTGCCCATCCTGTCCCTGAGCTTCCACAACGTGACCTCTGCTCCTCTGACGGGCCATGAGCCggccttctccagcctgggcaggtggctggggaccctgcaggagctggctgtCACCGGCTCCCGTGTCACCGGCCTGCCCTGTGCCATCgggaggctgctcagagccctgcactCCCTGGACCTGGCACACAACAGCCTCGGGGATGGGAGCCTGGCCCCTGCCTTCTGCCAGGGAGCTttccctcagctccagcagctgagtCTGCACCACAACAACCTCAGCTCCTACCATGGTGTGTGTGAGGGCGtggggctgctgccacagctccagcacctggatCTCAGCCACAACGAGCTCAGGGCAgacccatcctcctcctgccagtGGCCACCATCCCTCCAGCACTTCAACCTGTCCAACACTGGCTTGGATGAAGTGCCAGCCCCGCTGCCTCCCCACCTCCAGGTGCTGGACATGAGCCACAACCACCTCCACGCTGTCGACATCTCCCTCAGCTCCTTGAGGAAACTCTTCCTGAACCAAAACCTGCTGCAGGCCGTGCCCTCCCTCAGGAATTACCCCATGCTGGACACCCTCCACCTGGACAACAACTCCAtttcagagctgcccagggctgaggtGAAGCTCCTGGGGCGCCTGCAGGACGTGGCTGTGGCTGGGAaccccttcagctgctcctgctccggGGCCGGGGGGCTGCAGGCGCTGGCAGCCACGGGGCACCTGGGCCAGGCCTGGCCTGGGGACTACAGGTGCCACTCCCCAGAGCAGTaccagggctggcaggtggcacaggtgCCCGTGTCCGTGCTGCACTGTGACCCTGCCGCCGTGGCGGCCCCGCTCTGCgtggccctggccctgctggctggggctggggccgtGTGGGTGGCCAGGAGCAGGTCCTGCCACAGAGCCTGA